Proteins from one Desulfonema limicola genomic window:
- a CDS encoding Fic family protein — MHHYIWQSESWPFLTWDNDQLIDPLSRCRLFQGKLLGRLAFIEKDMVKEAQAELLVEETMQTAGIEGHLLDKESVRSSVARRLGLDTGGLPLPERHADGLVEVLIDATENYDRPLTFERLKAWQAAIFPTGYSGLNRIITGDWRGPEPMQVVSGPVGREKIHYEAPPHNRIEKEMTDFLNWWQKSLNTCEGILRAGTAHFFFVTIHPFEDGNGRIARAVTDMAMAQDENLRQRFYSLSARIAADRNDYYDILEKTQKGDGDITLWLKWFLDCFSRAVSSSDKTLEKIFAKSAFWKIHTKTTLTERQRKVINKLLDAGKKGFEGGLTTRKYASMTKSSNATAQREISDLVDKKVLNRNPGGGRSTSYDLIWPHI; from the coding sequence ATGCATCATTATATCTGGCAGTCCGAATCATGGCCCTTTTTGACATGGGATAACGATCAACTGATTGATCCCTTATCCCGCTGTCGTCTGTTTCAGGGAAAACTGCTGGGCAGGCTGGCATTCATTGAAAAAGATATGGTCAAAGAAGCCCAGGCGGAACTGCTTGTGGAAGAGACAATGCAGACAGCGGGCATAGAAGGTCATTTGCTGGACAAAGAATCTGTGAGGTCATCGGTGGCTCGTCGTCTGGGGCTGGATACCGGCGGGCTGCCCCTGCCCGAACGCCATGCGGATGGATTGGTGGAGGTATTGATAGATGCCACAGAAAATTATGACAGACCATTGACTTTTGAACGGCTGAAAGCATGGCAGGCAGCAATCTTTCCCACAGGTTATTCAGGACTTAACCGAATCATTACCGGAGACTGGCGCGGACCGGAACCCATGCAGGTTGTATCCGGTCCGGTCGGGCGGGAAAAAATTCATTATGAAGCTCCGCCCCATAACCGGATAGAAAAAGAAATGACAGATTTTCTGAACTGGTGGCAGAAGAGCCTGAATACATGCGAGGGGATTCTGAGAGCCGGTACTGCCCATTTTTTTTTCGTAACCATTCATCCCTTTGAAGACGGCAACGGCCGAATTGCACGAGCAGTTACCGATATGGCAATGGCCCAGGACGAAAACCTGCGGCAAAGGTTTTACAGCCTGTCTGCCCGAATTGCTGCTGACAGAAACGACTACTATGATATTCTTGAAAAGACACAGAAAGGTGACGGAGACATCACCTTATGGCTGAAATGGTTTCTGGATTGCTTCAGCAGAGCTGTAAGCAGTTCGGATAAAACCCTGGAAAAAATATTTGCCAAATCCGCTTTCTGGAAAATTCATACAAAGACAACACTCACAGAGCGGCAGCGGAAAGTTATCAATAAACTGCTGGATGCCGGGAAAAAAGGTTTTGAAGGAGGTCTGACCACAAGAAAATATGCCTCCATGACAAAAAGCAGCAATGCTACTGCCCAGCGGGAAATCAGTGATCTTGTGGATAAAAAAGTGCTGAATCGCAACCCCGGTGGCGGGCGAAGCACCAGTTATGACCTGATATGGCCCCATATATAG